The Pecten maximus chromosome 12, xPecMax1.1, whole genome shotgun sequence genome includes a region encoding these proteins:
- the LOC117339918 gene encoding 2-aminoethanethiol dioxygenase-like, producing MATPVQKVFQSAYKLFSRVTVGSSSFNEHLREVTVLASKLTATDVNFSFHDDPETQRQVEQGNVAPAVYVHLWEDRVLSMGIFVVRQGCRIPLHNHPDMHGICKVIQGTVRVNSFTPMSPVGLDIPKHISQNAKQSLLPLLRKKEQSQFSPVTTHSSITLTKDDPACVLSPSAGNIHEMVSVDGPVAFIDILAPPYDHTTGERVCQYYQENSSEDGTSNSSNGQVHWFRCVPPPNSFWCDTMDYTGPSLNIP from the coding sequence ATGGCGACCCCCGTACAGAAAGTCTTCCAGTCTGCGTATAAGTTGTTTTCAAGAGTGACAGTGGGGTCAAGTAGCTTTAATGAACATCTTCGGGAAGTCACAGTGTTGGCTTCAAAATTAACAGCAACCGATGTAAACTTTAGTTTTCATGACGACCCGGAAACCCAACGTCAAGTTGAGCAAGGCAATGTGGCCCCAGCAGTTTATGTACATCTGTGGGAAGATCGTGTACTATCAATGGGGATCTTTGTCGTCCGACAAGGCTGTCGTATTCCTCTCCACAACCACCCCGACATGCACGGCATCTGTAAGGTCATTCAAGGCACTGTACGCGTAAACAGTTTCACACCAATGTCTCCAGTTGGTCTCGACATACCAAAACACATAAGTCAGAATGCAAAACAATCGCTACTACCCTTACTAAGGAAAAAAGAACAATCGCAATTTTCACCTGTGACAACGCACTCGAGCATCACTCTGACAAAAGACGATCCTGCTTGTGTGTTGTCGCCCTCAGCTGGGAACATCCACGAGATGGTGTCGGTGGATGGTCCAGTAGCGTTTATCGACATTCTGGCTCCTCCATATGACCATACGACTGGTGAAAGGGTATGTCAGTATTACCAGGAAAACAGTTCGGAAGATGGCACGTCCAACAGTTCCAACGGACAGGTCCATTGGTTTCGGTGTGTCCCTCCTCCAAACAGCTTCTGGTGTGACACTATGGATTACACAGGACCTTCTCTGAATATTCCATGA